A stretch of DNA from Thermococcus sp.:
TCTCAACGTTGCCCATGGCGTAGTGCTTGAGCGCTCCAGCGGTCGCGGTGAAGACTATCGCAAAGCTGGAGGTTGCCACCGCGTAGTGTATGGGCAGACCGAGGTAGGTCAGGAAGGGCACGTTGATTATTCCGCCGCCGACGCCGAGCAGACCGCTGGCGATTCCGGCGAAGAAGCCGCCGACCGGCACCAGCTTGTAGTTGACCTGCACTTCTTCAAGCTTAACCTCGCTCGGCTCTGCGGTTTTCTTGCGGTATATCCTGACGGCGACTACCACAAGGGCGAGACCGAAGATGACCTTCAGCTGGGCGGCGCTTATAAAGGAAGTCAGCCACGCGCCGATGTAGGCACCGACTACGGCAGTTGAGGCCAGCAGAAGGCCGACCTTGTAGTGTATCCTCCTCTGCCTTGAGTAAGCTATGGCCGAGCTGAGGGAGGTAAAAACCACAGCGGCGCTCGACGTTCCGACGGCGTGGTGTATCTCGACGCCGAGGAAGTTGAGCGTGGGGACTATCAGGAATCCACCCCCGAGACCAAAGAGGGCCGCAAGGATGCCGATGAATACTCCGACCGCGAAGTAGCCTAGATATTTCAGCACTCAATCACCTCCTCAGAATCCTTCGTATTGCTTCGCTTATGCTCCACACTTCAATCAGACCTTCTTCGGCCACCTTCTCAAAATGCCTATCATTGGTTATCAATACCGCCCCCGTTTTCAGACAGGTGGCCACGTGCACCGCATCAGCGATCTGAGTGGGAGGAAAGTAGGGAAGGAGACGAAGCACCTCTTCTCGGCTGGGATTAACTATTTCCATTCTGAGCCTCAGGAACTCGTAGAAATTCCAGGAATTGAGCCTCTCCGCATATTTCCGATACTCGGCCAGCAGGACATCGTTTCCAATAACCCCGTATTTATCATCGGATAAAATATGGAGCAGGAGCTCTGTGGTGTCCGTCCAGCCCTTTTTCACTGCAACT
This window harbors:
- a CDS encoding sulfite exporter TauE/SafE family protein, giving the protein MLKYLGYFAVGVFIGILAALFGLGGGFLIVPTLNFLGVEIHHAVGTSSAAVVFTSLSSAIAYSRQRRIHYKVGLLLASTAVVGAYIGAWLTSFISAAQLKVIFGLALVVVAVRIYRKKTAEPSEVKLEEVQVNYKLVPVGGFFAGIASGLLGVGGGIINVPFLTYLGLPIHYAVATSSFAIVFTATAGALKHYAMGNVETQWLVLLVPGLIIGAQLGARIAKRTKAASLKKAFAVVMALLALRMILKGLGLPIP
- a CDS encoding PIN domain-containing protein, coding for MRKSSMASKFLLDTNVFIVAVKKGWTDTTELLLHILSDDKYGVIGNDVLLAEYRKYAERLNSWNFYEFLRLRMEIVNPSREEVLRLLPYFPPTQIADAVHVATCLKTGAVLITNDRHFEKVAEEGLIEVWSISEAIRRILRR